From a single Paramagnetospirillum magnetotacticum MS-1 genomic region:
- a CDS encoding CZB domain-containing protein, whose product MIATELDVNAARLAHLRWEAALEATVNGEGTQEPLMGHEDCDLGTWIYGTGLSRYGKLGAVWQLKTVHKRFHHLAEETLSACAAGKAERAVEKLAAVRKLSGEILFLLTSLELDVIEAAISRAQPNDIPSRLTRALFPKPLPLNIISIQALGEADSGRHTLNVTGARLVHLKWIRDLQSAFRGHGKAMRAQPSDECSLGIWIHGTAMRELGATEALKSLDAVHKRFHREVDLVISSLNHGKLRTADEAYEEALVLSGEIITLLTRLQVELADSQVLSAGSSKL is encoded by the coding sequence ATGATCGCTACCGAACTAGACGTCAACGCCGCTAGGCTGGCCCATCTTCGTTGGGAGGCAGCATTGGAGGCCACCGTGAACGGTGAAGGGACGCAAGAACCGCTAATGGGTCATGAGGATTGCGATCTTGGAACCTGGATTTACGGTACTGGCCTGAGTCGGTATGGCAAATTGGGAGCTGTCTGGCAGTTAAAAACTGTTCATAAGCGCTTTCACCATCTTGCCGAAGAAACTTTGTCTGCATGCGCAGCTGGCAAGGCGGAGCGCGCTGTGGAAAAGCTGGCAGCAGTTCGCAAGCTTAGTGGTGAAATACTTTTTTTACTGACCTCACTTGAACTCGATGTCATTGAGGCCGCAATCAGCCGCGCCCAACCCAATGACATTCCTTCTCGGTTGACAAGAGCGCTTTTCCCAAAACCACTCCCCCTCAACATCATTTCTATTCAGGCTTTAGGCGAGGCCGACAGTGGTCGTCATACTTTGAACGTCACAGGTGCTCGGCTTGTCCATCTAAAATGGATTCGCGATCTTCAATCGGCGTTCCGCGGCCATGGTAAGGCCATGCGTGCCCAACCAAGCGATGAGTGCAGCCTCGGAATCTGGATACATGGCACAGCCATGAGGGAGTTGGGTGCCACCGAGGCATTAAAAAGCCTTGATGCCGTCCACAAGAGATTTCATCGGGAGGTTGACTTGGTCATCTCATCTCTCAATCACGGAAAGCTTCGCACTGCCGACGAGGCTTATGAGGAAGCTCTGGTCCTGAGTGGCGAGATCATCACCCTCCTGACGCGACTACAGGTTGAACTGGCCGATTCCCAAGTTCTGTCGGCAGGAAGTTCAAAACTCTAA
- a CDS encoding Crp/Fnr family transcriptional regulator has translation MRESQIQAAWYGLEACEKCAIRHLVLFADLTSEDFSHVHLPIEDIWLPPGANLYQQDQAASALFTIREGLVKLEQYLPDGNFRIVSLLSQGDVAGLEATVADKYEHAAVALLPTQVCRLPREVVARLSPKLNRQLMEKWHDMVLRSHHCVRELSTGSSRQRVARLFLMLAPPAMERCRIFGREDVGALLGITTETACRMVSDLKRRKAISEISANTFSRDIAALQKIADGI, from the coding sequence ATGCGAGAGAGCCAAATTCAAGCCGCTTGGTATGGTCTGGAAGCCTGTGAAAAATGTGCCATTCGCCATTTAGTCTTGTTTGCAGACCTGACCAGCGAAGACTTTAGCCATGTTCATCTTCCAATAGAGGACATTTGGCTTCCTCCTGGAGCAAATCTTTACCAACAGGATCAGGCAGCTTCGGCGCTTTTCACAATCCGCGAAGGGCTGGTCAAGCTTGAGCAATATCTACCCGACGGAAATTTCAGAATTGTCAGCCTTTTGAGCCAAGGAGACGTTGCCGGGCTAGAGGCAACGGTTGCCGACAAATATGAGCATGCCGCCGTAGCGCTGCTGCCAACGCAAGTTTGTCGCCTACCCCGCGAAGTCGTAGCAAGATTGTCGCCGAAGCTGAACCGCCAACTGATGGAAAAATGGCATGATATGGTCTTGCGCTCTCACCATTGCGTGCGAGAGCTATCAACCGGCAGTTCCCGGCAAAGGGTGGCGCGGTTGTTCCTGATGCTTGCGCCTCCCGCCATGGAACGGTGCCGCATTTTCGGCCGCGAGGACGTAGGGGCGCTGTTGGGCATTACCACAGAGACCGCTTGCAGGATGGTTTCAGACCTAAAAAGAAGAAAGGCGATTTCAGAGATTTCAGCCAATACTTTTTCACGCGATATAGCGGCTCTACAGAAAATTGCCGATGGGATTTAA